The Plasmodium berghei ANKA genome assembly, chromosome: 12 genome contains a region encoding:
- a CDS encoding translation machinery-associated protein 7, putative: MPLNIQGGKKKPLKAAKKGPVELTEEDIAFKKEMAEKKKAEEEAKQKLLKAKKK, encoded by the exons atgcCACTTAATATACAG ggaggtaaaaaaaaacccTTGAAGGCAGCCAAAAAGGGGCCAGTCGAATTAACAGAGGAAGATATAgcttttaaaaaagaaatggcggaaaagaaaaa GGCTGAAGAAGAAGctaaacaaaaattattaaaggCAAAGAAAAAGTAG
- a CDS encoding 40S ribosomal protein S3A, putative: protein MAVGKNKRTSKGKKGGKKKVTDVFTKKEWYDLNAPKMFMVRKFGKTLVTKTIGKKLATDGLKGRIYEVNLADLNNDEDQAHKKIKLICDHIINRDCYTDFCGLSITRDKLCSLIRKGYTLIEGCTDVKTIDNYHLRMFCIAFTKKRPNQTKTTCYAQTSQIKKIRKKMVDIMHAEASKVLLKDLVKKIIPESIGKEVEKQCKKIFPLQNVLIRKVKILKRPKLDISKLMELHSDPKEDSGKNVKSLPESKEATNILTAELKH from the exons ATGGCAgttggaaaaaataaaagaacaTCAAAAGGAAAAAAGGGTGGAAAGAAAAAGGTCACTGATGTTTTTACCAAAAAAGAATGGTATGACCTTAATGCTCCTAAAATGTTTATGGTTAGAAAATTTGGAAAAACTTTAGTTACTAAAACTATTGGAAAAA AATTGGCAACTGACGGTTTAAAGGGTAGAATTTACGAAGTTAACTTAGCcgatttaaataatgatgaagaTCAAgctcataaaaaaattaaattaatatgtgATCATATCATAAACAGAGATTGCTATACAGACTTTTGTGGATTAAGTATAACCAGGGACAAATTATGCTCATTAATTAGAAAGGGGTATACCTTAATAGAAGGATGTACTGATGTCAAAACTATTGACAATTATCATTTAAGAATGTTTTGTATTGCTTTTACCAAAAAAAGACCTAACCAAACAAAAACCACTTGTTATGCACAAACTAgccaaattaaaaaaatcagaaaaaaaatggtcGATATTATGCACGCTGAAGCTAGTAAagttttattaaaagatttagtaaaaaaaataattcctGAATCAATAGGAAAAGAAGTTGAAAAacaatgtaaaaaaatatttccattacaaaatgttttaattaGAAAAGTTAAAATCTTAAAAAGACCAAAATTAGATATTTCTAAATTAATGGAATTGCATTCAGATCCAAAAGAAGATTCAggaaaaaatgttaaatcTTTACCTGAATCAAAGGAAGCTACTAACATTTTAACTGCTGAGCTTAAACattaa